A portion of the Lolium rigidum isolate FL_2022 chromosome 1, APGP_CSIRO_Lrig_0.1, whole genome shotgun sequence genome contains these proteins:
- the LOC124665273 gene encoding peroxidase 2-like, with translation MAKPFKASDEPGLLRAPTRRKGFPFSEKGMTLVISDDDADPSHFRLSPKSSRFAKNSWKMSGRVKLTCLQLLMVAFATLITMSSAGLQYGFYNSSCPNAEQTVTNVVNGLIDANPAVAPALIRLIFHDCFVAGCDASILLDPRSANSSPEKTSIPLAVAGYNAVDQIKTAVEAACPGTVSCADIVAFAARDSVAKAAGYYYSVDSGRRDGSVSTAFSILTNMPSPLFNRSDLVARFIQKKLTVVDLVALSGAHSIGVAHCSAFTKRLYPTMDPTLDATFAADLKKRCPAPARGVPDNLVNNSVVTPAILGNQFYGNAMGKKVLFNSDATLLTGSDTATLVSQMAADPAKWIAQFAVSMVNMGRIGVLTGTQGQVRKNCRVVNS, from the exons ATGGCGAAGCCCTTCAAGGCAAGCGATGAGCCCGGCCTCCTCCGCGCTCCCACAAGAAGGAAAGGATTTCCATTCAGTGAGAAGGGGATGACCCTGGTGATCTCTGATGATGATGCCGATCCCAGCCATTTTCGAC TTTCGCCCAAATCTAGTCGTTTCGCCAAGAACTCTTGGAAAATGAGCGGGAGGGTGAAGCTGACATGCCTGCAGCTGCTCATGGTAGCCTTCGCTACGCTCATCACCATGTCATCTGCAGGTTTGCAGTATGGTTTCTACAACTCCTCGTGCCCGAACGCCGAGCAAACGGTCACCAATGTCGTCAATGGTCTGATCGACGCCAATCCTGCTGTTGCTCCGGCATTAATTCGCTTGATCTTCCATGATTGCTTTGTCGCG GGTTGTGACGCTTCCATCCTCCTGGACCCCAGGAGCGCCAACAGTTCGCCGGAGAAGACATCCATTCCCCTGGCCGTGGCTGGGTATAACGCCGTCGACCAGATCAAGACGGCCGTCGAGGCCGCGTGCCCCGGGACGGTCTCCTGTGCCGACATCGTGGCCTTCGCCGCCCGCGACTCGGTCGCGAAAGCCGCGGGCTACTACTACTCCGTCGACTCCGGCCGACGCGACGGCAGCGTGTCCACCGCTTTCAGCATCCTCACGAACATGCCGTCCCCTTTGTTCAACCGATCGGACCTCGTCGCCCGCTTCATCCAGAAGAAGCTCACCGTCGTCGACCTCGTGGCGCTCTCCGGCGCGCACTCCATCGGCGTAGCGCACTGCTCCGCCTTCACCAAGCGGCTGTACCCCACGATGGACCCGACGCTGGACGCCACCTTCGCGGCAGACCTCAAGAAGAGGTGCCCAGCGCCGGCTCGCGGCGTGCCAGACAACCTGGTGAACAACAGTGTGGTGACGCCGGCGATACTGGGCAACCAGTTCTACGGTAATGCCATGGGCAAGAAAGTGCTGTTCAACTCGGACGCGACGCTGCTCACCGGCAGCGACACGGCGACGCTGGTTTCCCAGATGGCAGCCGACCCCGCGAAATGGATTGCGCAGTTCGCGGTGTCGATGGTCAACATGGGAAGGATAGGCGTGCTCACGGGGACGCAGGGGCAGGTCAGGAAGAACTGCCGTGTCGTAAATAGCTAA